The following proteins are co-located in the Bosea sp. AS-1 genome:
- the tuf gene encoding elongation factor Tu — protein MAKEKFSRTKPHCNIGTIGHVDHGKTSLTAAITKVLAESGGASFTAYDQIDKAPEEKARGITISTAHVEYETPNRHYAHVDCPGHADYVKNMITGAAQMDGAILVVSAADGPMPQTREHILLARQVGVPALVVFMNKVDLVDDAELLELVEMEIRELLSKYDFPGDDIPITKGSAKAALDNVTPEIGHDAVIALMKTVDDYIPQPERPVDQPFLMPVEDVFSISGRGTVVTGRVERGIVKVGEEIEIVGLKDTQKTTVTGVEMFRKLLDQGQAGDNIGALLRGTKREDVERGQVLCKPGSVKPHTKFKAEAYILTKEEGGRHTPFFTNYRPQFYFRTTDVTGVVSLPEGTEMVMPGDNISMEVTLIAPIAMEEKLRFAIREGGRTVGAGVVASIIA, from the coding sequence ATGGCCAAAGAGAAGTTTTCGCGGACGAAGCCGCACTGCAACATTGGAACGATTGGTCACGTTGACCATGGCAAGACGTCACTGACGGCTGCGATCACGAAGGTTCTGGCTGAGTCTGGCGGTGCGTCGTTCACGGCGTATGACCAGATCGACAAGGCGCCCGAGGAGAAGGCCCGCGGCATCACGATCTCGACGGCGCACGTCGAGTACGAGACGCCGAACCGTCACTACGCGCATGTCGACTGCCCCGGCCACGCCGACTATGTGAAGAACATGATCACGGGCGCGGCGCAGATGGACGGCGCGATCCTGGTGGTGTCGGCGGCGGACGGCCCGATGCCGCAGACCCGCGAGCACATCCTGCTGGCGCGCCAGGTCGGCGTTCCGGCGCTGGTGGTGTTCATGAACAAGGTCGACCTGGTCGACGACGCGGAGCTGCTCGAGCTGGTCGAGATGGAGATCCGCGAGCTTCTGTCGAAGTACGACTTCCCCGGCGACGACATCCCGATCACCAAGGGCTCGGCGAAGGCTGCGCTGGACAACGTCACGCCGGAGATCGGCCATGACGCGGTGATCGCGCTGATGAAGACGGTGGACGACTACATCCCGCAGCCGGAGCGTCCGGTCGACCAGCCGTTCCTGATGCCGGTCGAAGACGTGTTCTCGATCTCGGGTCGCGGCACGGTGGTGACGGGTCGCGTCGAGCGCGGCATCGTGAAGGTCGGCGAGGAAATCGAGATCGTCGGGCTGAAGGACACGCAGAAGACGACGGTGACCGGCGTCGAGATGTTCCGCAAGCTGCTGGACCAGGGCCAGGCTGGCGACAACATCGGCGCGCTGCTGCGCGGCACGAAGCGCGAGGACGTCGAGCGCGGCCAGGTGCTGTGCAAGCCGGGCTCGGTGAAGCCGCACACGAAGTTCAAGGCCGAGGCCTACATCCTGACGAAGGAAGAGGGTGGCCGTCACACGCCGTTCTTCACCAACTACCGCCCGCAGTTCTACTTCCGCACGACGGACGTGACCGGCGTGGTCTCGCTGCCGGAAGGCACGGAGATGGTGATGCCGGGCGACAACATCTCGATGGAGGTGACGCTGATCGCCCCGATCGCGATGGAAGAGAAGCTGCGCTTCGCCATCCGCGAAGGCGGCCGCACCGTCGGCGCAGGCGTCGTCGCTTCGATCATTGCTTGA
- the fhuF gene encoding siderophore-iron reductase FhuF: MSLPELAGCFTGSFAYLGGAVQRRDETEGLPGARLLDEAMLDRLLLRFAERHPGGERQALVSMWSQWHFAAVVIPTVAALLLAHRELPVALPEARFALHDDGRTAAILLRPGATLAPAGRRGRFDALIEGHLAPLVKLLAAHFPVSARLMWANAAVRFAWAVQQCAERPEADRDGIAEAEKLLTTALTPAGARNPLYDMLRPSPLVAIEACQRRVCCLRYLLPGVADCGSLCPLPPARRRQA; this comes from the coding sequence ATGAGCCTGCCCGAGCTCGCCGGCTGCTTTACCGGCAGCTTCGCCTATCTTGGCGGTGCCGTTCAGCGCCGCGACGAGACGGAAGGGCTGCCGGGAGCGAGGCTGCTGGACGAGGCGATGCTGGATCGGTTGCTCCTGCGCTTCGCCGAGCGGCACCCGGGCGGAGAGCGCCAGGCGCTGGTGTCGATGTGGAGCCAATGGCACTTCGCCGCGGTGGTGATTCCCACCGTCGCGGCACTTCTGCTCGCCCACAGGGAGCTGCCGGTCGCGTTGCCGGAAGCGCGCTTCGCGCTGCATGACGATGGCCGCACGGCCGCGATCCTGCTGAGACCCGGCGCCACGCTCGCGCCGGCAGGCCGCCGGGGGCGGTTCGATGCGCTGATCGAGGGCCACCTTGCTCCGCTGGTCAAGTTGCTCGCAGCCCATTTTCCGGTCTCTGCCCGGTTGATGTGGGCCAATGCCGCCGTGCGCTTCGCCTGGGCGGTGCAGCAATGTGCCGAGCGGCCCGAGGCGGATCGCGACGGGATCGCCGAGGCGGAGAAGCTGCTGACGACAGCCCTGACGCCCGCCGGCGCGCGCAACCCGCTCTACGACATGCTGCGGCCTTCGCCGCTCGTCGCGATAGAAGCCTGCCAGCGCCGGGTCTGCTGCCTGCGTTATCTGCTGCCGGGCGTGGCCGATTGCGGCTCGCTCTGCCCGCTGCCTCCGGCGCGGCGCCGTCAGGCCTGA